A genome region from Thermoanaerobacterium xylanolyticum LX-11 includes the following:
- a CDS encoding DEAD/DEAH box helicase, which translates to MSQIFYMLSNTVQKKIWDMGWTRFTSIQEKAIPVIMNTQKDVILSSATASGKTEAAFLPILSQIEETAPYTLKVLYISPLKALINDQFERIQKLCDQMYIPVHRWHGDVSQYSKKKFIDNPAGILQITPESIESLFINRTYALPLLFQYLQFIVIDEIHVFIDTERGVQLRSLLSRIECFTKDRPRIIGLSATIDNFELVKNWVNYRDPDNVEIIEVRENDKDLYYNLMHFDSEKMKSYPIELYEDIRELTRNHSALIFFNSRGAVEEATVILNRLAERDGIGQVYYAHHSSIAKAEREFVEKMMAKSTLPKSIVATSSLELGIDIGEIDFVIQVDSTFTVSSLKQRLGRSGRKHGKDQYLQLYTADKYGLLQSIAVMDLLLQKWIEPSKGYSRPYDILFHQIISICHQMNGVAPEDLITLLKRNGAFYDLPETDICLLIEHMVKQDYLEQLSDTGQLIVGLEGERLLRGKDFYSVFMTEDSYEVLDGIKKIGEIQKTPFVNEGDNIILAGRLWTIKEVDAKRSKVYVQKAVDGHPPNYSGGGVRLHRRIPEHMHKILCSDYIFDFINNDGRYTLEELRAPYCHYKVRPDERIIWRMDGELLFETFTGTNIFQTLIWMLRYYGVNVDKTDGIGRISILDNIDLIEILKEIRHKDWFMSDLIPYIMDNEFFASKYSPLLPKELQIKMHEAHYVDIKGVLDFLNCYCIREIRL; encoded by the coding sequence ATGAGCCAGATATTTTATATGTTATCTAATACTGTGCAAAAGAAAATATGGGATATGGGTTGGACAAGATTTACATCTATTCAAGAGAAAGCAATTCCGGTTATTATGAATACGCAAAAGGACGTGATTCTTTCGTCAGCTACAGCTTCTGGGAAAACAGAAGCAGCATTTCTGCCTATTCTTAGCCAAATTGAAGAAACAGCGCCTTATACACTTAAAGTTCTTTATATATCACCATTGAAGGCGTTGATTAATGATCAATTTGAACGCATTCAAAAATTATGTGATCAAATGTATATTCCAGTTCATCGTTGGCACGGTGATGTTAGTCAATATAGTAAAAAGAAGTTTATTGATAATCCTGCTGGTATATTGCAAATCACACCTGAGTCTATTGAAAGCTTGTTTATAAATCGTACTTATGCACTGCCTTTGTTATTTCAGTATCTTCAATTTATTGTGATTGATGAAATTCATGTTTTTATTGATACAGAACGTGGAGTTCAGTTACGTTCATTATTGTCTCGCATTGAATGTTTTACCAAAGATCGACCACGTATTATTGGGTTATCGGCAACAATTGATAATTTTGAGTTAGTTAAGAACTGGGTTAATTACCGAGACCCAGATAACGTTGAAATTATCGAAGTAAGAGAAAATGACAAAGATCTTTATTATAATTTGATGCATTTTGACAGTGAGAAAATGAAGAGTTATCCTATCGAACTTTATGAAGATATCCGGGAATTGACCCGTAATCATTCTGCCTTAATTTTTTTTAATAGCCGAGGTGCTGTTGAAGAGGCAACAGTTATTTTAAATCGTTTGGCTGAACGAGATGGAATAGGGCAGGTGTACTACGCACACCATTCTTCGATTGCTAAAGCGGAACGTGAATTTGTTGAGAAGATGATGGCTAAATCTACTCTACCTAAAAGTATCGTAGCAACCAGCTCATTGGAGCTAGGAATTGATATTGGAGAAATAGATTTTGTTATTCAAGTGGATAGTACCTTTACTGTTTCATCCTTAAAACAAAGGTTAGGAAGGTCAGGCAGAAAACATGGTAAAGATCAGTATTTGCAATTATATACAGCAGATAAGTACGGGTTATTACAATCTATTGCAGTGATGGATTTATTATTACAAAAGTGGATAGAGCCGAGTAAAGGTTATTCGCGCCCTTATGATATTCTGTTTCATCAAATTATTTCAATATGCCACCAAATGAACGGCGTTGCACCAGAAGATTTAATTACATTGTTGAAACGCAATGGTGCATTTTATGATTTACCGGAAACAGATATTTGTTTGTTAATTGAACATATGGTTAAGCAAGATTATTTGGAACAACTTAGTGATACAGGCCAGTTGATTGTCGGATTAGAAGGGGAACGACTGCTTAGAGGAAAAGATTTTTATTCTGTTTTTATGACTGAAGATTCGTATGAAGTATTAGATGGAATTAAAAAAATTGGGGAAATTCAAAAAACGCCATTCGTAAATGAAGGAGATAACATTATCCTTGCTGGGCGATTGTGGACGATCAAAGAAGTAGATGCTAAACGCAGCAAGGTATATGTGCAGAAAGCAGTGGACGGGCATCCACCTAATTATTCAGGTGGGGGTGTGCGATTGCACCGAAGAATTCCTGAACATATGCATAAGATATTATGTTCAGATTATATATTTGATTTTATCAATAATGATGGTCGCTATACTTTAGAAGAGTTGCGTGCGCCTTATTGTCATTATAAAGTAAGACCAGATGAGAGAATAATATGGAGGATGGATGGTGAACTATTATTTGAAACATTTACCGGGACCAACATTTTTCAAACGCTAATTTGGATGCTTCGTTATTATGGTGTTAATGTAGACAAGACTGATGGTATTGGGCGTATCTCTATTTTGGACAATATTGATTTAATAGAAATATTAAAGGAGATTCGACACAAAGATTGGTTTATGAGTGATTTGATACCTTATATAATGGACAACGAGTTTTTTGCGTCAAAATATAGCCCGCTTCTTCCTAAAGAATTACAGATTAAAATGCATGAAGCACATTATGTTGATATTAAAGGTGTACTCGACTTTCTAAATTGCTATTGTATTCGAGAAATCAGGCTATAG
- a CDS encoding ATP-binding protein, translating into MKIKRRDSADILNALAGGVVPSRGLQYIIVGREAEMRQIKEDLNDIKENGSSLIKFFIGAYGTGKSFMQNFVRQIGLDEGFVVAKADFTPHRRLYGNDNQAVALYSELMRNLSTKSVPQGNALPAILDQWITNIQNQVVQKLGYDRPILNDPTFIQAVEKEIIDVVSHLDELTGGYDFANVLGIYYRGFVEQDREKQRRALRWIRGEYLAKTDAIRDLGIREIINDNNYYGYLKVLSKFVRQIGYSGLIINLDEAVNLYKITHREAREKNYEYILMIYNDILQGAVEGLYITFSGTPEFLEDERRGLYSYKALERRLKPGVQSDEYRDLKQPVIRLMPITPNETLVLLMNIRDIHAAHYGYEPTVTDEEIRDFLINFYERSGAEKHIILGDVIRQFISSLNILIENPMTDRKELFGVSNETPQDDKLDRKVVNIHDRFQRGNF; encoded by the coding sequence ATGAAAATTAAAAGGCGTGATTCAGCAGATATTTTAAATGCATTAGCTGGTGGGGTAGTTCCCAGTCGAGGCCTTCAATATATAATAGTTGGTCGTGAAGCTGAAATGAGACAAATAAAAGAGGATCTAAATGATATTAAGGAAAATGGAAGTTCGTTAATTAAATTTTTTATTGGAGCATACGGAACTGGCAAAAGCTTTATGCAAAATTTTGTTCGTCAGATAGGTCTTGATGAAGGGTTTGTCGTTGCAAAAGCTGATTTTACTCCACATAGGAGATTATACGGAAATGATAACCAAGCTGTTGCTTTGTACAGCGAGCTAATGAGGAACTTATCTACTAAATCAGTTCCACAGGGTAATGCTTTACCGGCGATTTTGGACCAGTGGATAACAAATATTCAAAATCAGGTGGTACAAAAATTGGGCTATGACCGGCCTATTTTGAATGATCCTACCTTTATTCAAGCAGTTGAAAAAGAAATTATTGATGTTGTTTCACACTTGGATGAGTTAACGGGGGGATATGATTTTGCAAATGTATTAGGCATTTATTATCGGGGTTTTGTAGAGCAAGACAGGGAAAAGCAACGCCGTGCTTTGAGATGGATACGAGGGGAGTACCTGGCAAAAACCGATGCTATTCGTGATTTAGGAATTCGCGAAATTATCAATGACAACAATTATTATGGATATTTGAAGGTGCTATCGAAATTTGTACGCCAAATAGGATATTCAGGATTAATCATTAATTTAGATGAGGCAGTTAATTTATATAAAATTACGCACCGAGAAGCAAGAGAGAAAAATTATGAGTATATTTTAATGATATATAATGATATTTTACAAGGAGCGGTTGAAGGTTTATATATTACCTTCAGCGGTACACCTGAGTTTTTGGAAGATGAACGCAGGGGACTTTACAGCTATAAAGCATTGGAACGTAGGTTAAAACCAGGTGTTCAAAGCGATGAATACCGTGATTTAAAGCAACCGGTAATTAGATTAATGCCAATTACTCCTAATGAAACTCTGGTTTTATTAATGAATATCCGCGATATACACGCAGCTCATTACGGCTATGAACCAACGGTAACGGACGAAGAGATTCGTGATTTTTTGATTAATTTTTATGAACGATCGGGTGCTGAAAAGCACATCATCTTGGGGGACGTTATTCGACAGTTTATCAGTAGTTTAAATATTCTTATTGAAAATCCGATGACAGATCGGAAGGAATTATTTGGTGTTTCTAATGAAACACCACAAGATGATAAGCTGGATCGAAAAGTGGTTAATATACATGATCGCTTTCAACGTGGTAATTTTTAG
- a CDS encoding TerB N-terminal domain-containing protein has translation MKRGKSKTVGYILALFFGGLGAHLFYYGKYLRGILYLAFSWTGIPILLGWIDMFFIHKWHQQYLESHKNSPESLQEKPLQSITSRVEKTRPEEVESEKSVLSDRENEMMFYREEEIILPEYAHLKTPSYIKEEIQQIKKSFKHKDLNRPVIEISFHTHETYFMEDSIKYANQMGVKTEFVPLQVHWTTFRDLDEKQKKWYFYWRHQTLKGNYLDTDLSYVILFVYELINYTFNQNAAFNVSMMVRLQQAYKERIPNLDRYLSEWIRDMLIELNEVELARKWGLGAEPYYQTNFYQIFKDHEKDIGPIPIKEWQKVIRGYSETNFFEMNKQKVYATFKEALKLFQKINIEEGFDLEKAWLEQKKKTATYYLFKSAVIGRNVGSRVIEYTEYVPTEYFYNEITALFRISENVTRLCNGVKRQIQANEELLPPGFKKRLLEEMKNKKVYEIDEDVGIKSRFSHVVTDKIEEKGSRIPPKPNETLETKTANNDSNKSWITELDGKQVEVLKRRHQAFLSEFSSDEQDEDKSTEREIKPMSNVEKTKLDIPERPTITLSDDDVDVEGFLSSLTEEEIKFISTFSSKRRRIDVVNDEIRDKGIPAAVFINEINTKAEEYLDDVFIEQIGDDYVINEELVCVLEEIERSKTI, from the coding sequence GTGAAGCGGGGCAAATCAAAAACAGTTGGTTATATTTTAGCGCTCTTTTTTGGTGGTTTAGGTGCTCACCTTTTTTATTATGGTAAGTATTTAAGGGGTATTCTTTATTTGGCATTTAGTTGGACAGGTATTCCTATATTATTGGGATGGATAGACATGTTTTTTATTCATAAATGGCATCAGCAATATCTCGAAAGCCATAAGAACTCTCCGGAATCTTTGCAGGAAAAGCCACTTCAATCAATTACTTCACGAGTGGAGAAAACCAGACCCGAGGAAGTCGAATCTGAAAAATCAGTTTTATCAGATAGAGAAAACGAAATGATGTTTTATAGGGAAGAAGAAATTATTTTGCCAGAATATGCACATCTCAAGACACCTTCTTACATCAAAGAAGAAATTCAGCAAATTAAAAAATCATTTAAGCATAAAGATCTGAACAGACCGGTCATCGAAATATCTTTTCATACTCATGAGACTTATTTCATGGAAGATTCGATTAAATATGCTAATCAAATGGGTGTTAAAACTGAATTTGTTCCTTTGCAAGTTCATTGGACGACATTTCGAGATCTCGATGAAAAACAAAAGAAATGGTATTTTTATTGGAGACACCAGACGTTAAAAGGGAATTATTTGGATACAGATTTAAGCTATGTGATTTTATTTGTTTATGAATTGATCAATTATACTTTTAATCAAAATGCAGCATTTAATGTCAGTATGATGGTTCGTTTACAACAGGCATATAAAGAAAGAATTCCCAACTTGGACAGATATCTTTCAGAGTGGATTAGAGATATGTTAATTGAGTTAAATGAAGTTGAGCTGGCTCGTAAATGGGGATTAGGAGCTGAACCTTATTATCAGACGAATTTTTATCAAATATTTAAAGACCACGAAAAAGATATTGGCCCAATACCTATTAAAGAGTGGCAAAAAGTTATTAGAGGATATTCAGAAACCAACTTTTTCGAAATGAACAAACAAAAGGTTTATGCTACATTTAAGGAGGCATTAAAATTATTCCAAAAAATAAACATTGAAGAAGGGTTCGATTTAGAAAAGGCTTGGTTAGAACAAAAGAAAAAAACGGCAACGTACTATTTGTTTAAAAGTGCAGTGATTGGTCGAAATGTTGGAAGCCGAGTTATTGAATATACGGAATACGTACCGACAGAATATTTTTATAACGAGATCACTGCTTTATTTCGTATTTCTGAAAATGTTACTCGGTTGTGTAACGGTGTTAAGAGACAAATCCAAGCAAATGAAGAGTTACTTCCTCCTGGTTTCAAAAAACGTTTATTAGAAGAGATGAAAAACAAAAAAGTATATGAAATTGATGAAGATGTAGGAATCAAAAGTCGTTTTTCGCATGTTGTAACAGATAAAATTGAGGAGAAGGGGAGCCGAATTCCTCCAAAGCCCAATGAAACATTAGAAACAAAAACAGCTAATAATGATTCTAACAAATCCTGGATAACAGAATTGGACGGTAAACAAGTTGAAGTATTGAAACGAAGGCATCAGGCTTTTCTTTCAGAGTTTTCCAGCGATGAACAGGATGAGGATAAAAGTACAGAGAGAGAAATTAAACCAATGTCTAATGTGGAGAAAACAAAACTTGACATTCCCGAGCGGCCGACAATTACACTGAGTGACGATGATGTGGATGTCGAAGGATTTCTTTCCTCATTAACGGAAGAAGAAATTAAATTTATTAGCACATTTTCTAGCAAAAGGAGAAGAATCGACGTGGTGAATGATGAGATAAGAGATAAAGGAATTCCCGCTGCGGTTTTTATTAACGAAATCAATACAAAAGCAGAGGAATACTTAGATGATGTGTTTATTGAACAGATAGGCGATGATTATGTGATAAACGAAGAATTAGTATGTGTATTGGAGGAAATAGAGAGGAGTAAAACAATATGA
- a CDS encoding AbiA family abortive infection protein gives MKRKSKIIEGELKKSLYDEYFNGIKFEIEELANDNVITFLNNIESALLYGDITVDDYNEIIKKSFLIEDVEFTPQEIFNYFIFEKSNVFQNKEVIETINRIICKNISFISLDPKRLTIMILNTKSDMAIKAFLNQLFNRHRAKKWNSYDTTIAINYLIQRGFKHRDLLDVIKLYCTDLYNYYVYFCKNSFISSLNDVDTNKFCNAIKPDHKTYYLYIMYLFEEQKGNMISAFAFFKNYFDRVTAHIAFASHYDDSRKPNYKLFYKESEHKKFYNSINGGAEIIHNAHVLRNSNPLSHSSAELVENNNSTGELKQFIKDMKGLIISICKEKGLI, from the coding sequence ATTAAAAGAAAATCAAAGATTATAGAGGGAGAGTTGAAAAAATCTCTATATGATGAATATTTTAATGGAATAAAGTTTGAAATTGAAGAACTAGCAAATGATAATGTAATTACCTTTTTAAATAATATTGAATCTGCGCTATTATATGGCGATATTACTGTTGACGATTATAACGAAATAATTAAGAAATCATTTTTGATTGAGGATGTTGAATTTACACCACAAGAGATTTTTAATTATTTTATTTTTGAAAAATCTAATGTGTTTCAGAATAAAGAAGTAATAGAAACAATAAATAGAATAATATGTAAAAACATTTCTTTTATAAGTTTAGATCCTAAAAGATTAACTATTATGATTTTAAATACAAAAAGCGATATGGCAATTAAAGCTTTTTTAAATCAACTTTTTAATCGTCATAGAGCGAAAAAATGGAATTCATATGATACTACAATTGCCATAAATTATTTAATTCAAAGAGGATTTAAACATAGAGATCTATTAGATGTTATAAAATTATATTGTACGGATTTATATAATTACTATGTTTATTTTTGTAAAAATTCTTTTATTTCATCACTGAATGATGTTGACACAAATAAATTTTGTAATGCCATAAAACCTGATCATAAGACTTATTATCTGTATATTATGTATTTATTCGAAGAACAAAAAGGTAATATGATATCAGCTTTTGCTTTTTTTAAAAATTATTTTGATAGAGTAACTGCTCATATAGCATTTGCGTCCCATTATGATGATAGTAGAAAACCAAATTATAAATTATTTTATAAAGAGAGTGAGCATAAAAAATTTTATAATTCCATTAATGGAGGAGCAGAAATCATTCATAACGCGCATGTTTTAAGAAATTCAAATCCACTTTCCCATTCAAGTGCAGAATTAGTAGAAAATAATAATTCAACAGGTGAATTAAAGCAATTTATTAAAGATATGAAAGGATTAATAATTAGTATTTGTAAAGAAAAGGGATTAATTTAA
- a CDS encoding ISLre2-like element ISTxy1 family transposase — translation MKIIQHTLQKFLLVVEKIIGLLDGKYTYLEFEEELKKILNELGKEICADVLHELDQSIYKEKTKRKNWVVVQKDCERTITTVFGDITYKRRYYKNKETGEKAYLVDKAAGIQKYERIDAELKADITDLSTILSYQKTTQELKRNGANCNVSRQTVMNTLRKIDNLQTYEKLKTKKEIETLYIEADEDHIHLQNGKPDIVKLIYVHEGKQTITKGRNELKNAVYFSGVYEGEKVEELWKEVWEYIVNTYNEDKIKRIYVSGDGAEWIKFGVKYLPNAVYVLDLFHLQKYITAAIKEDKKTKRELWKAIFKADKQKVNELLTQKYKELELNGTENPVTKCQTYINNNWDGINSYSLYKKEITGCSAESHVSHVLSERLSSRPISWSKVGAHKMAKLRAIKASGISLKDVVLKQQYESLKPIEIPKQTIYKAKQQLKKIKSTYENMISLPILQNKKTLTSQAIKSLLLRNAI, via the coding sequence ATGAAAATAATTCAACATACACTTCAAAAATTCCTGCTTGTTGTAGAAAAAATTATTGGATTACTTGATGGAAAATATACCTATTTGGAATTTGAAGAAGAACTTAAAAAAATTCTAAATGAATTAGGAAAAGAGATTTGTGCAGATGTACTTCATGAACTTGATCAAAGCATATATAAAGAAAAAACTAAAAGAAAAAACTGGGTGGTAGTCCAAAAAGATTGTGAAAGGACAATAACAACTGTATTTGGAGATATCACATACAAAAGACGGTACTATAAAAACAAAGAAACAGGAGAGAAGGCATATCTTGTAGATAAAGCTGCTGGCATCCAAAAATATGAAAGAATAGATGCTGAGCTTAAAGCTGATATAACGGATCTTTCTACAATACTCTCATATCAAAAAACCACTCAGGAACTTAAAAGGAATGGAGCTAACTGCAATGTAAGCCGGCAAACAGTTATGAACACATTAAGAAAAATAGACAACCTTCAAACATATGAAAAGCTAAAGACTAAAAAAGAAATAGAAACTTTATACATAGAAGCTGATGAAGATCATATACATCTTCAAAACGGCAAACCAGACATTGTAAAATTAATATATGTACACGAAGGAAAACAAACAATAACAAAAGGTAGAAATGAACTAAAAAATGCCGTATACTTTTCAGGTGTATACGAAGGAGAAAAAGTAGAAGAGTTATGGAAAGAAGTATGGGAGTACATTGTAAACACATATAACGAAGACAAAATAAAACGCATATACGTATCTGGAGATGGAGCAGAATGGATAAAATTCGGAGTAAAATATCTGCCTAACGCCGTATACGTATTAGACCTATTTCATCTACAAAAATACATAACAGCTGCAATAAAAGAAGATAAAAAAACAAAGAGAGAATTATGGAAAGCCATATTTAAAGCAGACAAACAAAAAGTCAATGAGCTTTTAACACAAAAATACAAAGAACTAGAATTAAACGGAACAGAAAATCCCGTAACGAAGTGCCAAACATATATAAATAACAATTGGGATGGAATAAATTCATACAGCCTTTACAAAAAAGAAATAACAGGATGCAGTGCAGAAAGTCATGTAAGTCATGTACTTTCAGAGAGGCTATCAAGCAGACCAATTTCATGGAGCAAGGTTGGGGCTCACAAAATGGCAAAATTAAGAGCAATAAAAGCAAGCGGTATATCACTGAAAGATGTCGTATTAAAACAGCAATATGAAAGCTTAAAGCCAATAGAAATACCAAAGCAAACAATATATAAAGCAAAACAACAACTAAAGAAAATAAAATCAACTTATGAAAACATGATAAGCTTGCCAATATTGCAAAATAAAAAAACATTAACAAGTCAGGCTATAAAATCATTACTATTGAGAAATGCCATTTAA
- a CDS encoding IS110 family transposase: MKYNQNLKILQITEKTLIVGVDIAKEIHHARAFDFRGIEYGKRIEFSNDIDGMEKFFKWAVEIMNKSNKEHLMVGMEPTGHYWLCFAQFLRDKNHKVVLVNPFHVKRSKEFDDNSPTKNDRKDPKTIAMLVKDGRYVEPNIPDGIYSELRIAVDIREMLTKDLNKIKNRVARWLDIYFPEFNKVFADWEGKAALITLKEFPTPTKIIGIRAEEILAAWKKEVNRAVGIKRALKLIEAASQSVGKRDGIEMAEIEIKIILEQYEMIVKQIKEIESKIEELFMQVPDASEMLGIRGVGVITAATFIAEVGDITRYEHPKQIQKFAGYNLVENSSGQHKGQTTISKRGRRRLRSALYKMMMPILANNKEFQELHKYYTTRKENPLKKKQSIIVLCCKLIRVFFAILKKGVKYDGNKMLRDIKRPEIRNAA, encoded by the coding sequence ATGAAGTATAACCAAAATTTAAAGATATTGCAAATAACAGAAAAGACATTAATTGTAGGTGTAGACATTGCTAAAGAGATACACCACGCTAGAGCTTTTGATTTTAGAGGAATAGAATACGGTAAGCGTATTGAATTTAGCAATGACATTGATGGAATGGAAAAATTCTTTAAATGGGCTGTAGAAATTATGAATAAAAGCAACAAAGAGCATTTGATGGTTGGTATGGAACCAACGGGACATTATTGGCTTTGCTTTGCACAGTTTCTTAGAGATAAGAACCATAAGGTGGTATTGGTAAATCCATTCCACGTAAAAAGAAGTAAAGAATTTGATGACAACTCGCCAACTAAAAATGACAGGAAAGACCCTAAGACAATTGCAATGCTAGTTAAAGATGGAAGATATGTTGAACCTAATATACCTGATGGTATATACAGCGAGCTTAGAATTGCAGTAGACATAAGAGAAATGCTTACAAAGGACTTAAACAAGATAAAAAACCGGGTTGCAAGATGGCTTGATATATATTTCCCTGAGTTTAATAAAGTTTTTGCAGATTGGGAAGGGAAAGCGGCACTGATAACATTAAAAGAATTTCCAACGCCTACAAAGATAATAGGTATTAGAGCTGAGGAAATACTTGCAGCTTGGAAGAAAGAAGTTAATCGTGCTGTAGGTATAAAGAGGGCTTTAAAGCTTATAGAAGCTGCGAGTCAAAGTGTTGGTAAAAGAGATGGCATTGAAATGGCAGAGATAGAGATAAAAATTATACTTGAACAGTACGAAATGATAGTAAAGCAGATTAAAGAAATAGAAAGCAAAATAGAAGAGCTTTTTATGCAAGTACCTGATGCTAGTGAAATGCTAGGTATAAGAGGTGTAGGAGTAATAACAGCAGCAACATTTATTGCTGAAGTTGGCGATATAACAAGATATGAGCATCCAAAGCAAATCCAGAAGTTTGCGGGTTACAATCTGGTTGAGAATAGTTCAGGGCAGCATAAAGGGCAAACCACCATAAGCAAAAGAGGAAGAAGGAGACTAAGAAGTGCTTTATACAAAATGATGATGCCCATACTTGCAAACAACAAAGAATTTCAGGAATTACACAAATACTACACCACAAGAAAAGAAAACCCGCTAAAAAAGAAACAGTCCATAATAGTTTTATGCTGCAAGTTAATCAGAGTATTTTTTGCCATACTGAAAAAAGGAGTAAAATACGATGGAAATAAGATGTTAAGAGACATAAAAAGACCAGAGATTAGGAATGCTGCATAA
- a CDS encoding AbiA family abortive infection protein: MFFITYDTWKAVCDMYFKQKIGRLKSYIQWFPFSKLNIHDKEKIKSKEFFQQYIQSGAAVLFPKFLFRTNNYMQKSDGSFRNSSLLSPLSYLLFESIGKTISSVYHPKRPSDISVFYAGNFDEMRCFYKYDYDAFCKEINAELENYDYFIKTDIRDFFKNINLNKLFSRIDQVSNENCVSITQYQLHLYKEFIYYCGNGNFPLIENSVATSYLATIIYLDDIDVRLNEFIINKIPEIKSFKMVRYVDDLYILIQTDQNCGNLNNVFNDIINEYSSILYEYDLAVNSSKVTLKKVSELNGAFL, translated from the coding sequence ATGTTTTTTATTACATATGATACATGGAAAGCGGTTTGTGATATGTATTTTAAGCAGAAAATAGGAAGGCTAAAATCATATATCCAATGGTTTCCATTTTCTAAATTAAATATACATGATAAAGAAAAAATAAAAAGCAAAGAATTTTTTCAACAATATATTCAAAGTGGAGCAGCAGTTTTATTTCCTAAATTTCTATTTAGAACAAACAATTATATGCAAAAAAGTGATGGAAGTTTTAGAAATTCGAGTTTACTCTCTCCTCTAAGTTATCTTTTATTTGAATCGATAGGTAAAACAATATCTAGTGTATATCATCCTAAACGTCCCAGCGATATTTCTGTTTTTTATGCTGGTAACTTTGACGAAATGAGATGTTTTTATAAATATGATTATGATGCATTTTGTAAAGAGATTAATGCAGAATTGGAGAATTATGATTATTTTATAAAGACTGATATTAGAGACTTTTTTAAAAATATCAATTTAAATAAACTATTTTCGAGAATAGATCAGGTATCTAATGAAAATTGTGTAAGTATTACACAGTATCAATTACATTTATATAAAGAATTCATTTATTATTGTGGAAATGGTAATTTTCCATTGATAGAAAACAGTGTAGCTACTTCATATTTAGCAACAATAATATATTTAGATGATATAGATGTAAGATTGAATGAATTTATTATCAACAAAATACCTGAAATAAAAAGTTTTAAAATGGTTAGGTATGTTGATGATTTATATATATTGATTCAAACAGATCAAAATTGTGGCAATTTAAATAATGTTTTCAATGATATAATTAATGAATATTCGTCAATTTTATATGAATATGATTTAGCTGTTAATTCATCAAAGGTTACATTGAAAAAAGTTTCTGAATTAAATGGAGCATTCCTGTAA
- a CDS encoding YwgA family protein, protein MSDTLKEYANIIELLNIAGEIDGRKKIQKIVYILKNLGVNFVENFYFHYYGPYSDTLTIELEELKMMNIIEEEKNDNGLFPKYKYKLKKEIDIQHNLDKYKDLIEELNNQKSRFLELVSTIIYFEHEGYPRDKIVNKIKIVKSDKNYTDEEIDSAFNFLKVIHDEYGFDTI, encoded by the coding sequence ATGAGTGATACATTGAAGGAATATGCTAATATTATTGAGTTATTAAATATCGCCGGAGAAATTGATGGTCGTAAAAAAATTCAAAAAATAGTTTATATACTAAAAAACTTAGGAGTAAATTTTGTGGAGAATTTTTATTTCCATTATTATGGTCCATATTCAGATACTTTGACAATTGAGTTGGAAGAGCTTAAGATGATGAATATAATTGAGGAAGAGAAAAATGATAACGGGTTATTTCCAAAGTATAAATATAAATTAAAAAAAGAAATAGATATACAACATAATCTTGACAAATATAAGGATTTAATTGAAGAGCTAAACAATCAAAAATCCAGATTTTTGGAATTGGTTTCAACAATTATTTATTTTGAGCATGAAGGATATCCAAGAGATAAAATTGTTAATAAGATAAAAATCGTAAAATCTGACAAAAATTATACTGATGAGGAGATAGATTCAGCGTTCAATTTTTTGAAAGTAATACATGATGAATATGGATTTGATACTATTTAA